Proteins encoded together in one Chitinophaga sp. LS1 window:
- a CDS encoding YdcF family protein, whose amino-acid sequence MKLNRKIFAISLCTGLLATTMTFGQHKSKHYHKPAAKPRATVPAGITFTATQQVQIRKSFYFLYTLERKGEAHDIVQKDAVFNTIATERATRLQTALSNCTDAACLGEALEWTPDEIRRTGDEFVQLVSTNSDMTEMVQRLKVVNRYPVYDEENDTAYIRKVWGDIATGMNHIYEVYLQGERPRYAAIDSASLQPSDLPAVKTGLQHKMGGAFYRQSLQAALTALEVNGRDEATRYEPLYAGSNAAAFKSSRLIYWNAYKYSVILVPGAGPGKKGQSMDSVGVYRCKLAVEAYNNKLAPYIVVSGGHVHPYKTPFCEAVEMKKYLMSKLGIPDSAIIIEPHARHTTTNIRNTERLMFLFNMPAAKPGLIITDPMQSLMIEKMAPRFVKEIGYVPYKEMERVDDTTNRFLPDEKAWQEDPNDPLDP is encoded by the coding sequence ATGAAATTGAACAGAAAGATCTTTGCCATTAGCCTTTGCACAGGGCTACTGGCTACCACAATGACCTTTGGGCAACACAAGAGTAAACATTATCACAAGCCGGCAGCAAAACCACGCGCCACTGTTCCGGCAGGTATCACGTTTACGGCTACACAGCAGGTACAAATCAGGAAGTCTTTTTACTTTCTCTATACGTTGGAAAGAAAAGGAGAAGCCCATGATATCGTGCAAAAGGATGCCGTATTTAATACCATCGCAACTGAAAGAGCCACCCGTTTACAAACGGCACTCAGCAACTGTACCGATGCAGCCTGCCTGGGCGAAGCGCTGGAATGGACCCCGGACGAAATCCGCAGAACAGGAGATGAGTTTGTACAGTTAGTAAGCACTAACAGTGATATGACCGAGATGGTACAACGCCTGAAAGTAGTGAACCGTTACCCGGTATATGACGAAGAAAATGATACGGCTTATATCCGCAAAGTATGGGGAGATATCGCTACCGGTATGAACCACATTTACGAAGTGTATTTACAGGGTGAACGCCCCCGCTATGCAGCGATCGATAGCGCTTCTTTACAGCCATCTGATTTACCTGCTGTGAAAACAGGTTTACAGCACAAGATGGGAGGGGCCTTCTATCGTCAGTCATTACAGGCAGCTCTCACTGCACTGGAAGTAAATGGCAGGGATGAGGCCACCCGTTACGAACCACTGTACGCCGGTAGTAATGCGGCTGCCTTTAAGAGTTCCCGTTTGATTTACTGGAATGCCTACAAGTACAGTGTGATCCTCGTGCCCGGTGCAGGTCCTGGAAAGAAAGGACAAAGCATGGATTCAGTAGGTGTGTATCGCTGCAAACTGGCTGTGGAAGCTTATAATAACAAACTCGCACCTTACATCGTTGTTTCCGGTGGACATGTACATCCGTACAAAACGCCATTCTGTGAGGCGGTGGAAATGAAGAAGTACCTGATGTCAAAATTGGGTATTCCGGATAGTGCCATCATCATAGAACCGCATGCGAGACATACGACGACCAATATCCGTAATACGGAAAGGCTGATGTTCCTATTTAATATGCCGGCGGCCAAACCGGGACTTATTATTACCGATCCGATGCAGTCGCTGATGATCGAGAAGATGGCGCCCCGTTTTGTAAAAGAAATCGGTTATGTGCCATATAAGGAAATGGAGAGAGTGGATGATACGACGAACAGGTTCCTGCCGGATGAAAAGGCATGGCAGGAAGATCCTAATGATCCGCTGGATCCGTGA
- a CDS encoding amidohydrolase family protein, which yields MKNYLLLTIGAIFQSCLVFAQQGSLTVLKDITLIDGSGAPVRQHANMVIQADKVVSFPDTKHLPKNARRINMNGKTVMPLLINAHGHLGLIKGNTATANNYTVGNVKRQLEQYLHYGIGAVLSMGTDQPLIWPLRDSSQKGAIPGATVYTAGYGFGANGGVPPGAFGKHIQRPLTPEAATAAMEQLADLHPDFVKIWVDGNPKVTPEIYQAIITSAHAHGIKVAAHVYYLEDARNLVNDGIDLLAHSIRDQVVDNAFITLMKEKGTYYIPTLSLDRYNFAYGTQWSAWINDDFFIHSLEPGVYDELKSMPQKNDKDREKKIKAFNIAKTNLHKLDSAGIPICMGTDSGAQPTRAQGFSEHLELELMAEAGLSPLKVITCATANGAKLLNGAHHSGTLIPGNKADFMILDGNPAEDIKATRSITAIWKNGKEIK from the coding sequence ATGAAGAATTATCTGTTGTTGACCATAGGGGCAATATTTCAAAGCTGCTTAGTTTTTGCGCAGCAGGGATCCCTTACGGTACTGAAAGATATTACGCTCATAGACGGCAGCGGCGCGCCAGTGCGCCAGCATGCAAATATGGTGATCCAGGCAGACAAGGTAGTTTCCTTTCCGGATACTAAACACCTGCCTAAAAACGCCAGACGCATTAACATGAACGGCAAAACGGTCATGCCGCTGCTGATCAATGCCCATGGGCACCTGGGACTGATAAAAGGAAATACAGCTACCGCCAATAATTACACGGTCGGGAATGTAAAACGGCAGCTGGAACAATATTTACATTACGGCATCGGTGCCGTATTGAGCATGGGTACTGACCAGCCATTGATCTGGCCACTGCGCGATTCTTCTCAAAAAGGCGCCATTCCCGGTGCAACCGTTTATACGGCCGGCTACGGCTTTGGTGCTAACGGTGGCGTACCTCCCGGCGCATTTGGAAAACATATCCAACGGCCCCTTACTCCTGAAGCAGCAACGGCTGCCATGGAACAACTGGCGGACCTACATCCTGATTTTGTAAAGATTTGGGTGGATGGGAACCCCAAAGTGACGCCTGAAATTTACCAGGCGATTATTACTTCCGCCCATGCCCATGGTATTAAAGTAGCTGCCCATGTCTATTATCTGGAAGATGCCCGCAATTTAGTGAACGATGGCATCGACCTGCTGGCACATAGTATCCGTGATCAGGTGGTAGATAATGCTTTCATTACCCTGATGAAAGAAAAAGGTACTTATTATATTCCCACACTCTCTTTAGACAGATATAATTTTGCATACGGTACGCAATGGTCTGCCTGGATAAATGATGACTTTTTTATTCACTCCCTTGAACCAGGTGTATACGATGAATTAAAAAGTATGCCCCAGAAGAACGATAAGGACCGTGAGAAAAAAATCAAAGCCTTCAACATCGCAAAAACAAACTTACATAAACTGGACAGCGCCGGCATCCCCATTTGTATGGGTACTGACTCTGGTGCACAACCCACCCGTGCACAGGGCTTTTCAGAACACCTGGAACTGGAACTGATGGCCGAAGCAGGGCTCTCCCCACTCAAAGTTATTACCTGTGCCACCGCCAATGGCGCAAAATTGCTAAACGGCGCGCATCATTCAGGAACTTTAATACCAGGAAATAAAGCAGATTTTATGATCCTTGATGGCAATCCTGCAGAGGATATCAAAGCCACCAGGAGCATTACCGCAATTTGGAAAAATGGAAAGGAAATAAAATGA
- a CDS encoding PLP-dependent aspartate aminotransferase family protein has product MSNITNLLHSIPVDPLTGAIAVPIYQTSTFVQEAPGVNKGYDYARTNNPTRETLEKIVAGLEGGSTGIAFSSGLAAIDAVLKLLQSGDEIIAVDDIYGGAFRLFDKVYKKFGIKVTYVDTSDVQNVLDAITPATKLIWLETPTNPTLKISDIGAIAKIAKAHQILFAVDNTFGTPVLQQPLLLGADIVIHSATKYLGGHSDLIAGVVVTKEPALGAEIKFYQNACGAILSPFDSFLLIRGIETVHLRVRQHCANAREVARFLEQHPLVDKVFYPGLSSHPHHDIAKKQSKGFGGIVSFTLKTDTEAAAQQFVTSTKYFKLAESLGGVKSLLCHPAAMTHKSIPDETRRAAGVADSLIRLSVGLEEPEDLLADLAHAFHQIQSATVAIFN; this is encoded by the coding sequence ATGAGCAACATCACCAACCTCCTCCATTCCATTCCGGTAGATCCATTAACAGGTGCAATCGCAGTCCCAATCTACCAGACTTCCACCTTTGTACAGGAAGCACCCGGCGTGAACAAAGGCTATGACTATGCCCGTACCAACAATCCTACCCGCGAAACATTAGAGAAGATCGTGGCCGGCCTGGAAGGCGGCAGTACCGGCATCGCTTTTAGCAGCGGACTTGCAGCTATCGATGCTGTATTAAAACTCCTGCAGTCAGGAGATGAAATCATTGCAGTAGACGATATTTACGGGGGCGCTTTCCGTCTTTTTGACAAGGTGTACAAAAAGTTCGGGATCAAAGTCACTTATGTAGACACCAGCGATGTACAAAACGTTCTGGACGCCATCACACCGGCTACAAAGCTGATCTGGCTGGAAACACCCACTAATCCAACTTTAAAGATCTCAGATATCGGGGCGATTGCGAAAATTGCCAAAGCTCATCAAATCCTCTTTGCTGTGGACAATACCTTTGGTACCCCGGTATTACAGCAACCACTGTTGCTGGGTGCAGATATCGTTATCCACAGCGCCACCAAATACCTGGGTGGCCATAGCGACCTGATAGCAGGTGTGGTCGTCACCAAAGAACCTGCATTGGGCGCCGAAATCAAATTTTACCAGAATGCCTGTGGTGCGATATTGTCACCATTCGACAGTTTCCTGTTAATTCGTGGTATCGAGACCGTTCACCTCCGGGTGCGCCAGCATTGTGCCAATGCAAGAGAGGTTGCACGCTTCCTGGAGCAGCACCCGTTGGTCGATAAAGTATTTTATCCCGGCCTTTCATCACATCCTCACCATGATATTGCAAAAAAGCAGTCTAAAGGATTTGGAGGCATTGTGAGTTTCACCCTAAAAACAGATACGGAGGCAGCTGCACAGCAATTTGTGACCAGCACCAAATATTTTAAGCTTGCTGAAAGCCTTGGAGGTGTTAAAAGTTTGTTATGTCATCCGGCTGCCATGACCCACAAATCTATCCCTGACGAAACGCGCAGAGCCGCCGGGGTAGCGGATAGCCTGATCCGTTTAAGCGTGGGACTGGAAGAACCGGAAGACCTTCTGGCGGACCTCGCTCATGCCTTTCATCAAATTCAGTCCGCAACGGTCGCTATTTTTAACTGA
- a CDS encoding TolC family protein, producing the protein MSTHIKKRLLFIITILGASFRLSAQDTLLEHYIREAFTHNQGLQQRNFQLDKSLYALQEAKSLFYPSVSLEGDYTRAAGGRTIDLPLGDLLNNVYSSLNQLTGSNQFPQLKNQSVLLNPDNFYDVKLHTTLPLINTEIWYANKIRNESISLQQASVNVYKRKLVKDLKTAYYQYYQSCRAVEIYNAAMLLVDENIRVNKSFIANGVTNTTALTRSQAEQQKIITNITSAENQRTLSKAYFNFLLNKPLNDTIFLDTTTFVSASLLPVADTGTITNREELQQLEQQKKIAGLQYKQYNSYLVPKLSTFLDLGSQGFNWSVDNKTRYYLWGVHLQWDLFTSGQQKHKAQQAAMEIKTVDATYNEIYSSLQLALTTAYNNYHTAVANYQNAQTQLALSEKYYRDQFKVYKAGQLLYLELLDAQNQLTNARLQVAVAFAGVQTSMADIELQAAAYQL; encoded by the coding sequence ATGTCAACACACATTAAAAAAAGACTTTTGTTCATAATAACTATTCTGGGCGCATCTTTCCGCCTTTCTGCCCAGGATACGCTGCTTGAACACTACATCCGGGAAGCCTTTACCCACAACCAGGGCCTCCAGCAGCGCAATTTCCAGCTGGACAAATCGCTGTATGCCCTGCAGGAAGCCAAATCACTCTTTTACCCCAGCGTGAGCCTGGAAGGTGATTATACCCGTGCTGCCGGTGGCCGTACCATCGACCTTCCACTCGGGGATTTGCTGAACAATGTGTACTCGAGTCTCAATCAGCTCACGGGCAGCAACCAGTTTCCCCAGCTGAAAAATCAATCCGTGCTCCTCAACCCTGATAATTTCTACGACGTCAAACTGCACACCACCCTCCCGCTCATCAACACTGAGATCTGGTATGCCAACAAAATCCGCAACGAAAGCATTTCCCTGCAACAGGCATCTGTGAACGTGTATAAGCGTAAACTGGTGAAGGATCTCAAAACCGCCTACTACCAGTACTACCAAAGCTGCCGCGCTGTTGAAATCTACAACGCCGCCATGTTGCTCGTAGATGAAAATATCAGGGTCAATAAAAGTTTTATTGCTAACGGGGTGACTAATACCACTGCCCTGACCCGCTCTCAGGCAGAACAACAAAAGATTATCACCAATATCACCAGCGCTGAAAACCAACGCACCTTATCAAAAGCATATTTCAATTTCCTACTCAACAAACCACTGAACGATACTATTTTTCTGGACACCACTACTTTTGTTTCTGCTTCCCTCCTGCCTGTAGCCGATACCGGCACGATTACAAACAGAGAAGAACTACAACAGCTGGAACAGCAAAAAAAGATCGCAGGTCTGCAATACAAACAATACAACTCCTACCTCGTTCCGAAACTCAGCACCTTCCTGGATCTTGGTTCACAGGGCTTCAACTGGAGTGTAGACAATAAAACCCGCTATTACCTCTGGGGCGTACACCTGCAGTGGGACCTCTTCACCTCTGGTCAGCAAAAGCACAAAGCACAACAGGCTGCCATGGAAATAAAAACGGTCGATGCTACTTACAACGAAATTTACAGTTCGCTGCAACTCGCACTCACCACGGCGTACAACAACTACCATACGGCTGTTGCTAATTATCAGAATGCTCAAACCCAACTCGCACTTTCTGAAAAATATTACCGCGATCAATTCAAAGTATATAAAGCCGGTCAGCTCCTTTACCTGGAACTGCTGGATGCACAAAACCAATTAACCAACGCACGCCTGCAGGTAGCTGTTGCTTTTGCAGGTGTACAAACTTCTATGGCCGACATTGAATTGCAGGCCGCCGCTTACCAGTTATAA
- a CDS encoding dicarboxylate/amino acid:cation symporter, with protein sequence MRQLLKNYSSILLLLGGIITGSIMGLTLGPRVLILKPIGDIFLNLIFIAVVPLVFFAISAAIANIDPGQKLGKIMSAMGLVFLSTILIAAFFTIVVIWFFPLEAVVTVPGALPDLKDAGNWGDQLVRLLTTEEFFSLLSRKNMLPLLIFAAIMGFAALKAGEAGAPFRKFLLSANAVMKSFLDIIMVMAPLGLGVYFACQIAELGPQLFVTYASSMKIYYGFGIVYFFVGFSFYAFLAGGWKGIVTFWKYNIVPSLTALGSCSSIATIPANLEAGKKMKVPESINNVVVPLGATLHKDGSSISSIVKIGVVFALFGRDFSGVDTILLALGITVIVSIVEGGVPNGGYIGELLVMSVYGFPVAALPAVMIVGTLVDPLATVLNATGDTVAAMMVTRVLKGKKWMEREVIPASDSLPKG encoded by the coding sequence ATGCGTCAATTATTAAAGAACTATAGTAGCATCCTGCTTTTGCTGGGAGGGATCATTACCGGCAGCATTATGGGTCTCACGCTAGGGCCACGGGTATTGATCCTGAAACCCATCGGTGATATTTTCCTTAACCTGATCTTTATTGCGGTCGTACCGCTGGTGTTTTTTGCTATTTCTGCAGCTATTGCCAATATTGATCCGGGGCAGAAACTGGGTAAGATCATGTCTGCCATGGGGCTGGTATTCCTTTCTACTATATTAATAGCTGCATTTTTTACGATTGTGGTGATCTGGTTTTTTCCACTGGAAGCGGTAGTGACCGTTCCGGGGGCATTGCCGGACCTCAAAGATGCGGGTAACTGGGGAGATCAGTTGGTAAGATTACTGACCACAGAGGAGTTCTTTTCCCTCTTATCGAGGAAGAATATGCTACCGTTGTTAATCTTTGCCGCTATTATGGGCTTTGCGGCCCTGAAAGCCGGGGAAGCAGGTGCACCTTTCAGGAAGTTCCTGCTATCGGCCAATGCGGTCATGAAGAGCTTCCTCGACATTATTATGGTGATGGCGCCATTAGGTTTGGGCGTTTATTTCGCCTGCCAGATTGCGGAACTGGGTCCGCAGTTGTTCGTGACCTATGCCAGTTCTATGAAGATTTATTATGGCTTTGGTATTGTCTACTTTTTCGTGGGGTTTTCCTTTTATGCTTTTCTGGCCGGTGGGTGGAAAGGGATTGTTACATTTTGGAAATATAATATTGTGCCTTCCCTGACCGCTTTAGGATCCTGTAGCAGCATTGCGACCATTCCTGCCAATCTTGAGGCGGGGAAGAAAATGAAGGTGCCGGAAAGTATTAATAACGTTGTGGTACCGTTAGGTGCCACCCTGCATAAGGATGGGTCCAGTATTTCTTCGATTGTAAAGATCGGGGTGGTATTTGCGCTGTTTGGAAGGGATTTTTCGGGGGTGGATACGATCCTGCTGGCATTGGGGATTACGGTGATCGTGAGTATTGTGGAAGGAGGCGTCCCTAATGGCGGGTACATAGGGGAACTCCTTGTAATGTCTGTTTATGGATTTCCGGTGGCGGCTTTGCCAGCGGTGATGATAGTTGGTACGCTGGTGGATCCGCTGGCTACTGTATTGAATGCAACAGGCGATACTGTAGCTGCGATGATGGTGACCAGGGTGCTGAAAGGGAAGAAGTGGATGGAGCGTGAAGTGATTCCGGCCAGTGATAGCTTGCCAAAGGGGTAG
- a CDS encoding TetR/AcrR family transcriptional regulator — protein MGISDRKEREKQEMRKRIIVAAMEMFVKDGYEKTSIRNIAEKIEYSPATIYLYYKDKDELFYEIQREAFDQMHEYFRVHAVSADPMQRLRELLKAYIEYGIANPDLYDLMFILRSPMKAVQEDDFWENCNGSFRFLLDTVSAAKDYLRFSDPVKAGMIIWGLGHGIIALSIRDRMKVTRLNEGEQAALVQSALQEFMQIIQK, from the coding sequence ATGGGGATTTCTGATCGGAAAGAAAGAGAAAAACAGGAGATGCGGAAGCGAATCATTGTCGCTGCCATGGAGATGTTTGTAAAAGATGGATATGAGAAAACCTCTATCCGCAACATTGCAGAAAAGATTGAGTATTCTCCTGCTACCATCTACCTGTACTACAAGGATAAAGACGAATTGTTTTACGAGATCCAGCGCGAAGCGTTTGATCAGATGCATGAATACTTCCGGGTGCATGCTGTCTCTGCCGATCCAATGCAGCGACTGCGTGAATTGCTGAAAGCATATATCGAATACGGGATTGCCAACCCGGACCTCTACGACCTCATGTTCATCCTCCGCTCTCCTATGAAAGCGGTGCAGGAAGATGACTTCTGGGAAAATTGTAACGGCTCCTTTAGGTTCCTGCTGGATACAGTAAGTGCTGCAAAAGACTACCTCCGTTTCTCTGATCCTGTAAAGGCAGGAATGATCATTTGGGGTTTAGGACATGGCATTATCGCCCTCTCTATCCGTGACAGAATGAAAGTGACCAGGTTGAATGAAGGAGAGCAGGCAGCTCTTGTCCAGTCTGCACTACAAGAGTTTATGCAAATTATTCAGAAATAA
- a CDS encoding sodium:solute symporter family transporter — MNKLANIDYIIFVIYFLVVASYGYWIYLRKKKATMSTKDFFLAEGSLTWWAIGASLIASNISAEQFIGMSGNGFSVGIAVSAYEWIAAVALIIVAVWFIPVYLKNKIYTMPQFLKTRYNETVALIMAVFWLFLYVFVNLTSILFLGALAINNLVGAEHFHIIMVALAIFALVITLGGMKVIGYTDVIQVIVLIIGGLATTWLALTMVSEHFGLGKDALAGFNALMKDSPDHFEMILKKPGPGASQEYINRYLLLPGITIYFAGQWIINLNYWGCNQYITQRALGADLKTARNGILFAGLMKLMMPVIVMLPGIAAYVLYKNGGLQGEMAPGGQFNADNAYSAVLTFLPNGLKGLSLAALTAAIVASLAGKANSISTIFTLDVYKKYINKEADEKKLVWTGRLTIVVAMLVAIAFTWNDLLGIGGAGGFTFIQKYTGFISPGVFAMFLLGMFWKRTTGAAAVAGIVTGFLLSVVFNNYAAEWFGHETWLYTAFLNSKGVYEIPFQICMGWAFFFTLLVMVILSLAGPAINPKAFQLDKAMFKLAPSTIVMIVITLLILSALYIRFW, encoded by the coding sequence ATGAATAAACTAGCCAACATTGATTACATCATCTTTGTAATCTACTTCCTGGTAGTCGCTTCTTATGGTTACTGGATTTACCTCCGGAAAAAGAAGGCCACTATGAGTACGAAAGATTTCTTCCTGGCAGAAGGATCACTCACGTGGTGGGCCATAGGCGCTTCCCTTATTGCCTCCAACATTTCAGCTGAACAATTCATTGGTATGAGTGGCAACGGCTTCTCTGTCGGTATCGCCGTTTCTGCCTATGAATGGATTGCTGCCGTAGCCCTCATTATCGTAGCAGTCTGGTTTATTCCTGTTTACCTGAAGAACAAGATCTACACGATGCCACAGTTCCTCAAAACCCGTTATAATGAAACGGTGGCGCTGATCATGGCTGTATTCTGGTTATTCCTCTACGTGTTCGTCAACCTCACGTCCATCCTGTTCCTCGGTGCACTGGCCATCAACAACCTGGTAGGTGCTGAACATTTTCACATCATCATGGTGGCCCTGGCTATATTTGCTCTGGTCATCACGCTAGGTGGTATGAAAGTGATCGGTTACACCGATGTGATCCAGGTGATTGTACTGATCATTGGTGGCCTCGCTACTACGTGGCTGGCACTGACCATGGTGAGCGAACACTTTGGCCTTGGCAAAGATGCACTGGCTGGTTTTAATGCACTCATGAAAGATTCTCCCGATCACTTTGAGATGATCCTCAAAAAACCTGGTCCCGGTGCTTCGCAGGAGTACATCAACCGTTATCTCTTATTGCCTGGTATCACTATTTACTTTGCAGGCCAGTGGATCATCAACCTGAACTACTGGGGTTGTAACCAATACATCACACAAAGAGCACTGGGTGCGGATCTGAAGACAGCCCGTAATGGTATTCTCTTTGCGGGTCTTATGAAACTGATGATGCCTGTGATCGTGATGTTGCCTGGTATCGCCGCTTATGTATTGTACAAGAATGGTGGACTGCAGGGCGAAATGGCACCGGGTGGTCAATTCAATGCGGACAATGCTTATTCTGCTGTGCTGACCTTCCTGCCAAATGGTCTGAAAGGCTTGTCTCTCGCGGCGTTGACAGCTGCTATCGTAGCGTCACTGGCGGGTAAGGCAAATAGTATTTCGACGATCTTTACACTGGATGTTTACAAAAAATATATCAATAAAGAAGCTGACGAGAAAAAGCTGGTATGGACAGGTCGCCTTACGATCGTTGTGGCCATGCTGGTGGCCATTGCCTTTACATGGAACGACCTGTTAGGTATTGGTGGTGCTGGTGGTTTTACCTTTATCCAGAAATATACAGGTTTTATCAGTCCTGGTGTATTCGCCATGTTCCTGCTCGGTATGTTCTGGAAGCGTACCACTGGTGCAGCGGCAGTAGCAGGTATCGTAACCGGCTTTTTACTTTCCGTGGTGTTCAATAACTATGCAGCGGAATGGTTTGGACATGAAACGTGGTTATACACTGCGTTCCTGAACAGCAAGGGGGTATATGAAATTCCATTCCAGATCTGTATGGGCTGGGCATTCTTCTTTACCCTGTTGGTGATGGTGATATTGAGCCTGGCAGGTCCGGCCATCAATCCGAAAGCCTTCCAGCTGGACAAAGCGATGTTCAAACTGGCACCGTCTACCATCGTTATGATCGTAATAACGCTGCTGATACTCAGTGCGCTGTACATCCGCTTCTGGTAA
- a CDS encoding efflux RND transporter periplasmic adaptor subunit, with translation MKTIHAILLLPFLAVFVVSCGDNKAAENKNTTEVIPVKLLPLNGQRTGAATIAVSGQFTTDDETMLSFKTGGIIQSLAVKEGDAIKTGQVLATLNPTEINAQVTQAQLGFEKAQRDYNRVLHLYQDSVATLEQLQNAKTAMSIAGEQFKSAEFNRSHSQIRATSNGYVLRKLANEGQLVQAGTPIFETNGAASGNWLLRVDLSNKQWAAIQAQDKAMIEIESVAGKTFEGTVVRKTEGLNQTSGTFKADIRLNGVKPAAIAYGMFGKATIQPGGGKTKNQANAGEGGSEAGRSVGVGGSETGKSVGVGRSEAGRSAGVGATAANNGPWSIPYDALMEGDGSTGYVFITNDNKTAKKITVTISGMEKDQVIISKGLEQAGALIISGSAYLTDGSPISVK, from the coding sequence ATGAAAACTATTCACGCCATCTTACTACTGCCTTTTCTCGCTGTCTTCGTTGTTTCCTGTGGAGATAACAAAGCTGCTGAAAACAAAAACACCACTGAAGTCATTCCGGTAAAACTGTTGCCACTGAATGGTCAACGCACAGGTGCCGCTACCATAGCCGTATCCGGACAATTTACTACTGACGATGAAACTATGCTTTCTTTTAAAACCGGTGGTATCATTCAAAGCCTCGCTGTGAAAGAAGGTGATGCTATCAAAACCGGCCAGGTACTGGCCACGCTCAATCCTACTGAGATCAATGCGCAGGTTACACAGGCTCAACTGGGCTTTGAAAAAGCACAGCGTGACTACAACCGCGTACTACACTTATACCAGGATAGCGTAGCCACGCTGGAACAATTGCAGAATGCAAAAACAGCGATGAGCATTGCAGGGGAACAATTCAAATCGGCTGAGTTCAATCGTAGTCATTCACAGATCCGTGCCACCTCTAACGGATATGTATTGCGCAAACTCGCTAACGAAGGTCAACTGGTGCAAGCCGGTACCCCCATCTTCGAAACTAATGGTGCAGCTTCCGGCAACTGGCTGCTGCGCGTAGACCTGAGCAATAAACAATGGGCGGCGATCCAGGCACAGGACAAAGCGATGATTGAAATTGAATCGGTAGCAGGAAAGACTTTTGAAGGTACTGTAGTACGTAAAACAGAAGGTCTGAATCAGACCAGTGGTACATTCAAAGCAGATATTCGATTGAATGGTGTAAAACCTGCAGCTATTGCCTATGGCATGTTTGGCAAGGCGACGATTCAGCCGGGAGGTGGGAAAACGAAAAATCAGGCGAATGCTGGTGAGGGTGGATCAGAAGCTGGCAGGTCTGTGGGTGTTGGTGGATCTGAAACCGGAAAGTCTGTAGGTGTTGGTAGATCTGAAGCTGGCAGGTCTGCTGGTGTTGGCGCAACAGCAGCGAACAATGGTCCATGGTCCATTCCTTACGATGCCCTGATGGAAGGCGATGGCAGTACTGGTTATGTATTCATCACCAACGATAACAAAACTGCAAAGAAAATCACCGTGACTATCAGTGGTATGGAAAAAGACCAGGTGATCATTAGCAAAGGACTGGAACAGGCAGGTGCACTCATTATTTCCGGCAGTGCTTATCTCACTGATGGCAGCCCGATCAGTGTAAAATAA